Proteins from a single region of Bacteroidota bacterium:
- a CDS encoding sigma-70 family RNA polymerase sigma factor, whose product MGDGEVTRLLVAWRQGDEQALDALMPSVYDELRRLAHKHLNRERQDHTLNTTDLVHEAYLNLAGGDPVAINNRTHFFAIASRVMRRLLIWYARRRNSVKRGGGMPNVSLEAGAVLADQPVDELLALDQAMGRLEVLDQRLCRVVECRYFGGMTVEETATALEISSATVKRDWRTARTWLRRELTADNSTDRSHDA is encoded by the coding sequence ATGGGTGATGGTGAAGTAACCCGGTTATTGGTCGCCTGGCGGCAGGGAGATGAGCAAGCGCTGGATGCGCTTATGCCCAGCGTGTACGATGAACTCCGCCGGCTCGCGCATAAACACCTCAATCGAGAACGGCAAGATCATACCCTGAACACCACCGATCTCGTCCATGAAGCCTATCTCAACCTTGCCGGCGGTGACCCGGTTGCCATCAACAACCGCACACACTTTTTTGCCATAGCTTCCCGCGTGATGCGCAGGCTGCTGATCTGGTATGCCCGCCGCAGAAACAGCGTCAAGCGAGGTGGAGGAATGCCCAACGTATCACTCGAAGCCGGTGCCGTGCTGGCTGATCAGCCAGTTGACGAGTTGTTGGCACTGGACCAGGCCATGGGCCGGCTTGAAGTGCTCGACCAACGCCTCTGTCGCGTCGTGGAATGCCGGTACTTCGGCGGGATGACTGTTGAAGAAACCGCCACAGCGTTAGAAATTTCATCTGCCACCGTAAAACGGGATTGGCGTACCGCGCGTACCTGGCTGCGGCGCGAACTGACAGCTGACAATTCCACCGATCGTTCTCATGACGCCTGA